In Choloepus didactylus isolate mChoDid1 chromosome X, mChoDid1.pri, whole genome shotgun sequence, a genomic segment contains:
- the CDK16 gene encoding cyclin-dependent kinase 16 isoform X3 codes for MQSEVAMDRMKKIKRQLSMTLRGGRGVDKTNGAPEQIGLDESGGGSGSGSDPGEAPQRAAPGESRSGWGPLSSAPEIVHEDLKMGSDGESDQASATSSDEVQSPVRVRMRNHPPRKISTEDINKRLSLPADIRLPEGYLEKLTLNSPIFDKPLSRRLRRVSLSEIGFGKLETYIKLDKLGEGTYATVYKGKSKLTDNLVALKEIRLEHEEGAPCTAIREVSLLKDLKHANIVTLHDIIHTEKSLTLVFEYLDKDLKQYLDDCGNVINMHNVKLFLFQLLRGLAYCHRQKVLHRDLKPQNLLINERGELKLADFGLARAKSIPTKTYSNEVVTLWYRPPDILLGSTDYSTQIDMWGVGCIFYEMATGRPLFPGSTVEEQLHFIFRILGTPTEETWPGILSNEEFKTYNYPKYRSEALLSHAPRLDSDGADLLTKLLQFEGRNRISAEDAMKHPFFLSLGERIHKLPDTTSIFALKEIQLQKEANLRSLSMPDSGRPAFRVVDTEF; via the exons ATGCAGTCCGAG GTCGCCATGGATCGGATGAAGAAGATCAAAAGGCAGCTGTCGATGACACTCCGAGGGGGCCGAGGTGTAGACAAGACCAATGGTGCCCCTGAGCAGATAGGCCTGGATGagagtggtggtggcagtggcagtGGCAGTGACCCTGGAGAGGCCCCCCAACGTGCCGCCCCTGGGGAGTCTCGCTCTGGATGGGGCCCACTCAGCTCTGCACCAG AGATTGTGCACGAGGACTTGAAGATGGGGTCTGATGGGGAGAGTGACCAAGCTTCAGCTACATCCTCGGACGAGGTGCAGTCGCCAGTAAGGGTGCGCATGCGCAACCATCCGCCACGCAAGATCTCCACTGAG GACATCAACAAGCGCCTATCACTACCAGCTGACATCCGGCTACCTGAGGGCTACCTTGAGAAGCTGACACTCAATAGCCCCATCTTCGACAAGCCCCTCAGCCGCCGCCTCCGCCGTGTCAGCCTG TCTGAGATTGGCTTTGGGAAACTAGAGACCTATATCAAGCTGGACAAGCTGGGTGAG GGCACCTATGCCACTGTCTACAAAGGCAAAAGCAAGCTCACAGACAACCTTGTGGCACTCAAGGAGATCAGACTGGAACATGAAGAGGGGGCACCCTGTACTGCCATCCGAGAAG TGTCCCTGCTCAAGGACCTCAAACACGCCAACATCGTCACACTACATGACATTATTCATACGGAGAAGTCCCTCACCCTTGTCTTTGAGTACCTG GACAAGGACCTGAAGCAGTACCTAGATGACTGTGGGAACGTCATCAACATGCACAACGTGAAA CTGTTCCTGTTCCAGCTGCTCCGTGGCCTGGCCTACTGCCACCGGCAGAAAGTGCTACACCGAGACCTCAAGCCCCAGAACCTGCTCATTAACGAGAGGGGAGAGCTCAAGCTGGCTGACTTTG gCCTTGCTCGGGCCAAGTCAATTCCAACAAAGACATACTCCAATGAGGTGGTGACCCTGTGGTACCGACCCCCTGACATCCTGCTTGGGTCCACAGACTACTCCACACAGATTGACATGTG GGGCGTGGGCTGCATCTTCTATGAGATGGCCACAGGCCGGCCCCTCTTCCCGGGCTCCACAGTGGAGGAACAGCTGCACTTCATCTTCCGCATCTTGG GAACCCCAACTGAGGAGACATGGCCAGGTATCCTGTCCAACGAGGAGTTCAAGACATATAACTACCCCAAGTACCGATCCGAGGCCCTTTTGAGCCATGCACCCCG ACTTGACAGTGACGGAGCTGACCTCCTCACCAAGCTGCTACAG TTTGAGGGTCGCAATCGGATCTCTGCAGAGGACGCCATGAAACATCCATTTTTCCTCAGTCTGGGGGAGCGGATCCACAAACTTCCTGACA CTACTTCCATATTTGCACTAAAGGAGATCCAGCTACAAAAGGAGGCCAACCTTCGGTCTTTGTCGATGCCTGACTCAG gcaGGCCAGCTTTTCGCGTGGTGGACACCGAGTTCTAA
- the CDK16 gene encoding cyclin-dependent kinase 16 isoform X2, with the protein MRGARRARRQLGRWLFGPGIRRVSVSTRTRAGASEPGGIARSGRAHGRLSGTPPPPQPPPPPPPPPPQPAAARAQQPWPKTTGTGACGEQEEKEVARPQPGPPPQAPPRRPRGAELARAPPPVAMDRMKKIKRQLSMTLRGGRGVDKTNGAPEQIGLDESGGGSGSGSDPGEAPQRAAPGESRSGWGPLSSAPEIVHEDLKMGSDGESDQASATSSDEVQSPVRVRMRNHPPRKISTEDINKRLSLPADIRLPEGYLEKLTLNSPIFDKPLSRRLRRVSLSEIGFGKLETYIKLDKLGEGTYATVYKGKSKLTDNLVALKEIRLEHEEGAPCTAIREVSLLKDLKHANIVTLHDIIHTEKSLTLVFEYLDKDLKQYLDDCGNVINMHNVKLFLFQLLRGLAYCHRQKVLHRDLKPQNLLINERGELKLADFGLARAKSIPTKTYSNEVVTLWYRPPDILLGSTDYSTQIDMWGVGCIFYEMATGRPLFPGSTVEEQLHFIFRILGTPTEETWPGILSNEEFKTYNYPKYRSEALLSHAPRLDSDGADLLTKLLQFEGRNRISAEDAMKHPFFLSLGERIHKLPDTTSIFALKEIQLQKEANLRSLSMPDSGRPAFRVVDTEF; encoded by the exons ATGCGCGGAGCGCGTCGCGCACGGCGGCAGTTGGGCCGTTGGCTATTCGGTCCTGGGATACGCCGCGTCTCGGTGAGCACTCGGACTCGAGCCGGCGCCAGCGAGCCCGGGGGCATCGCCCGCAGCGGCCGAGCTCATGGCCGGCTGAGCGGGACGCCGCCTCCGCCTcagccaccgccgccgccgccgcctcctcctcctcagccGGCGGCGGCCCGGGCCCAGCAGCCATGGCCGAAGACTACTGGGACGGGCGCCTGCGGCgagcaggaggagaaggaggtCGCGCGGCCTCAGCCCGGGCCGCCGCCCCAGGCGCCGCCGCGCCGGCCCCGCGGCGCTGAGCTTGCACGCGCGCCCCCGCCG GTCGCCATGGATCGGATGAAGAAGATCAAAAGGCAGCTGTCGATGACACTCCGAGGGGGCCGAGGTGTAGACAAGACCAATGGTGCCCCTGAGCAGATAGGCCTGGATGagagtggtggtggcagtggcagtGGCAGTGACCCTGGAGAGGCCCCCCAACGTGCCGCCCCTGGGGAGTCTCGCTCTGGATGGGGCCCACTCAGCTCTGCACCAG AGATTGTGCACGAGGACTTGAAGATGGGGTCTGATGGGGAGAGTGACCAAGCTTCAGCTACATCCTCGGACGAGGTGCAGTCGCCAGTAAGGGTGCGCATGCGCAACCATCCGCCACGCAAGATCTCCACTGAG GACATCAACAAGCGCCTATCACTACCAGCTGACATCCGGCTACCTGAGGGCTACCTTGAGAAGCTGACACTCAATAGCCCCATCTTCGACAAGCCCCTCAGCCGCCGCCTCCGCCGTGTCAGCCTG TCTGAGATTGGCTTTGGGAAACTAGAGACCTATATCAAGCTGGACAAGCTGGGTGAG GGCACCTATGCCACTGTCTACAAAGGCAAAAGCAAGCTCACAGACAACCTTGTGGCACTCAAGGAGATCAGACTGGAACATGAAGAGGGGGCACCCTGTACTGCCATCCGAGAAG TGTCCCTGCTCAAGGACCTCAAACACGCCAACATCGTCACACTACATGACATTATTCATACGGAGAAGTCCCTCACCCTTGTCTTTGAGTACCTG GACAAGGACCTGAAGCAGTACCTAGATGACTGTGGGAACGTCATCAACATGCACAACGTGAAA CTGTTCCTGTTCCAGCTGCTCCGTGGCCTGGCCTACTGCCACCGGCAGAAAGTGCTACACCGAGACCTCAAGCCCCAGAACCTGCTCATTAACGAGAGGGGAGAGCTCAAGCTGGCTGACTTTG gCCTTGCTCGGGCCAAGTCAATTCCAACAAAGACATACTCCAATGAGGTGGTGACCCTGTGGTACCGACCCCCTGACATCCTGCTTGGGTCCACAGACTACTCCACACAGATTGACATGTG GGGCGTGGGCTGCATCTTCTATGAGATGGCCACAGGCCGGCCCCTCTTCCCGGGCTCCACAGTGGAGGAACAGCTGCACTTCATCTTCCGCATCTTGG GAACCCCAACTGAGGAGACATGGCCAGGTATCCTGTCCAACGAGGAGTTCAAGACATATAACTACCCCAAGTACCGATCCGAGGCCCTTTTGAGCCATGCACCCCG ACTTGACAGTGACGGAGCTGACCTCCTCACCAAGCTGCTACAG TTTGAGGGTCGCAATCGGATCTCTGCAGAGGACGCCATGAAACATCCATTTTTCCTCAGTCTGGGGGAGCGGATCCACAAACTTCCTGACA CTACTTCCATATTTGCACTAAAGGAGATCCAGCTACAAAAGGAGGCCAACCTTCGGTCTTTGTCGATGCCTGACTCAG gcaGGCCAGCTTTTCGCGTGGTGGACACCGAGTTCTAA
- the CDK16 gene encoding cyclin-dependent kinase 16 isoform X1 gives MRGARRARRQLGRWLFGPGIRRVSVSTRTRAGASEPGGIARSGRAHGRLSGTPPPPQPPPPPPPPPPQPAAARAQQPWPKTTGTGACGEQEEKEVARPQPGPPPQAPPRRPRGAELARAPPPVAMDRMKKIKRQLSMTLRGGRGVDKTNGAPEQIGLDESGGGSGSGSDPGEAPQRAAPGESRSGWGPLSSAPEIVHEDLKMGSDGESDQASATSSDEVQSPVRVRMRNHPPRKISTEDINKRLSLPADIRLPEGYLEKLTLNSPIFDKPLSRRLRRVSLSEIGFGKLETYIKLDKLGEGTYATVYKGKSKLTDNLVALKEIRLEHEEGAPCTAIREVSLLKDLKHANIVTLHDIIHTEKSLTLVFEYLDKDLKQYLDDCGNVINMHNVKLFLFQLLRGLAYCHRQKVLHRDLKPQNLLINERGELKLADFGLARAKSIPTKTYSNEVVTLWYRPPDILLGSTDYSTQIDMWGVGCIFYEMATGRPLFPGSTVEEQLHFIFRILGTPTEETWPGILSNEEFKTYNYPKYRSEALLSHAPRLDSDGADLLTKLLQFEGRNRISAEDAMKHPFFLSLGERIHKLPDTTSIFALKEIQLQKEANLRSLSMPDSGPSPMDSQGCGASPGWGSGLRQDGGNAMGLRLPLPAFLPVPPASCCVGFFCLFVSFIVFLIISNEVFIFLNAISLYTDWLGHTPCVWALPQYFVQ, from the exons ATGCGCGGAGCGCGTCGCGCACGGCGGCAGTTGGGCCGTTGGCTATTCGGTCCTGGGATACGCCGCGTCTCGGTGAGCACTCGGACTCGAGCCGGCGCCAGCGAGCCCGGGGGCATCGCCCGCAGCGGCCGAGCTCATGGCCGGCTGAGCGGGACGCCGCCTCCGCCTcagccaccgccgccgccgccgcctcctcctcctcagccGGCGGCGGCCCGGGCCCAGCAGCCATGGCCGAAGACTACTGGGACGGGCGCCTGCGGCgagcaggaggagaaggaggtCGCGCGGCCTCAGCCCGGGCCGCCGCCCCAGGCGCCGCCGCGCCGGCCCCGCGGCGCTGAGCTTGCACGCGCGCCCCCGCCG GTCGCCATGGATCGGATGAAGAAGATCAAAAGGCAGCTGTCGATGACACTCCGAGGGGGCCGAGGTGTAGACAAGACCAATGGTGCCCCTGAGCAGATAGGCCTGGATGagagtggtggtggcagtggcagtGGCAGTGACCCTGGAGAGGCCCCCCAACGTGCCGCCCCTGGGGAGTCTCGCTCTGGATGGGGCCCACTCAGCTCTGCACCAG AGATTGTGCACGAGGACTTGAAGATGGGGTCTGATGGGGAGAGTGACCAAGCTTCAGCTACATCCTCGGACGAGGTGCAGTCGCCAGTAAGGGTGCGCATGCGCAACCATCCGCCACGCAAGATCTCCACTGAG GACATCAACAAGCGCCTATCACTACCAGCTGACATCCGGCTACCTGAGGGCTACCTTGAGAAGCTGACACTCAATAGCCCCATCTTCGACAAGCCCCTCAGCCGCCGCCTCCGCCGTGTCAGCCTG TCTGAGATTGGCTTTGGGAAACTAGAGACCTATATCAAGCTGGACAAGCTGGGTGAG GGCACCTATGCCACTGTCTACAAAGGCAAAAGCAAGCTCACAGACAACCTTGTGGCACTCAAGGAGATCAGACTGGAACATGAAGAGGGGGCACCCTGTACTGCCATCCGAGAAG TGTCCCTGCTCAAGGACCTCAAACACGCCAACATCGTCACACTACATGACATTATTCATACGGAGAAGTCCCTCACCCTTGTCTTTGAGTACCTG GACAAGGACCTGAAGCAGTACCTAGATGACTGTGGGAACGTCATCAACATGCACAACGTGAAA CTGTTCCTGTTCCAGCTGCTCCGTGGCCTGGCCTACTGCCACCGGCAGAAAGTGCTACACCGAGACCTCAAGCCCCAGAACCTGCTCATTAACGAGAGGGGAGAGCTCAAGCTGGCTGACTTTG gCCTTGCTCGGGCCAAGTCAATTCCAACAAAGACATACTCCAATGAGGTGGTGACCCTGTGGTACCGACCCCCTGACATCCTGCTTGGGTCCACAGACTACTCCACACAGATTGACATGTG GGGCGTGGGCTGCATCTTCTATGAGATGGCCACAGGCCGGCCCCTCTTCCCGGGCTCCACAGTGGAGGAACAGCTGCACTTCATCTTCCGCATCTTGG GAACCCCAACTGAGGAGACATGGCCAGGTATCCTGTCCAACGAGGAGTTCAAGACATATAACTACCCCAAGTACCGATCCGAGGCCCTTTTGAGCCATGCACCCCG ACTTGACAGTGACGGAGCTGACCTCCTCACCAAGCTGCTACAG TTTGAGGGTCGCAATCGGATCTCTGCAGAGGACGCCATGAAACATCCATTTTTCCTCAGTCTGGGGGAGCGGATCCACAAACTTCCTGACA CTACTTCCATATTTGCACTAAAGGAGATCCAGCTACAAAAGGAGGCCAACCTTCGGTCTTTGTCGATGCCTGACTCAG GACCATCACCCATGGACAGCCAGGGGTGCGGAGCTAGCCCAGGCTGGGGATCTGGACTCAGACAAGACGGCGGCAATGCCATGGGTCTGAGGCTTCCcctgcctgccttcctgcctGTCCCGCCTGCCTCATGTTGTgtgggctttttttgtttgtttgtttcatttattgtttttttaattatttcaaatgaggttttcatttttttaaatgcaatatctCTGTATACAGACTGGCTGGGTCACACCCCTTGTGTGTGGGCCCTCCCACAGTATTTTGTGCAATGA